CTGGAGGATATTTTGTTCTATGTTTTGTGTTTGGTTTTGATTGGGCTCCATGGCACTTACATTGTATACTTtcaactgtcttgatgcttactagcagTGGTCGTCAATATCAAATCCTTAGTACTACTGCTACTAATACTTAACTACTACTTAAGCTGTCCTTCCTACTAGTctgtactcttactcttactcttactactacttcactactcttactcgtactactctctatactactactactgctctactcctactcctatactactactactctactcctactcctatactattactactccactactactactctactcctactcctatactactactactccacttctactactactgctctactctactacttttactactactcctctactctactctactatctctactactctctacttttctatactattactactacataactactgccactgctctatactactactactctgtactacttaactgctgctgctactctatactactacttaactaatacttaagttgtccttgctactactttatactcttactcttactactacttcactactcttacactactactcttactactactccactgctcttactactcctactactcgtcttactacttgctactcctaagtggctgctgttgctttttttgccaaatctcccaggactcgcccaggacttgttgtcctgtcttttgccatcagctgctgcactatgtttgctaagcaactgttggttttttttgccaaatctcccctctcctcttctttgttttgccgatgatgaaattgtccaagtccatatattatatggaatatgagctgatgatcaagaacttgtgaggaacttggcatcattagcagccgcccctatattaccttctcctctcttctctgttatgatgctttgatgctccaagttcaagatcagatgataattgacatgtttctgaggcctctactactgctactactagtttttttgatatattgttgttttataggactactttggtttatagccctttttatttcttatacattctcgcgtacctaaagcacactttcttgcatcttttagaacaaagcgcgaaataatgtcgtggacaacAGACAGTGTGGCTCGATGCCCCGagaatgatgagcagccaacccttgaggagcaagcactagaggaccagcttactcaggaacagttcgataacgaggtagaaaaggatctagaagtgatgcttactcaggaggagtgtgacgaggaggaaggccccaaaggagaggctgctgaaggcgaagaagaagaggatgatgatgatgacttagaagagggatatgaaagtcccaaggatcctttcccacctgaagcaagaaggaggctaacggaggaagatttggacaaagattttgacccgaatgaggaggtaggaaagaagccttagcttgtaaattttgctaaagctttggctatgttacctctgctaacactttgacctgtcctatatataggttcctcctgaaactcagaaaagacgacgtcgacatccgcaacatctcgctggacaagacagagtagaggaaaggagagcagaggcaacaaccacagagatggatcacgatgcctctgctccacaaactcaagaacaaccacgactaccaagcctaagaggaaacgaggggatagaaaaggaaatctatatctagataaggcttgctatgtgataacggaggttgggccagcaggggagatccttgagccgaagaaattaagaggacgattccgtaatgcgatcgaagctctagtaagagataaattgaacctagcaatccctaactagaaaaaggtaccagagaacataaagaatgcactatgagATAGGCagttgaaggtcaattttagatttctagagggtaagcacgaatttgTAAAAAATGcaatcaggatgatgggagagtcattccgacgttggaggtcgaagctcaacatgaagtatatccaaaaggggttaactcccttcaacgagttcggcaaaataactacTAGTCAATGGAAGGAGCTTGTGGCTCAGAAGACTGCACCGGAGGCattagagctcagtgcccgtaacaccgagctggcgaagaggaacaaacaccaccatcatctaggccctggtggctactatgccaaggaagagcagtttaggaagatggatgaagaggccacagctgctaggaatatcgatgtgatgaacttgaaggtacgctcaaggaactagatatatgcgaggagtacagaatcatccagcagtaatcttaagtttgataagccgaagacccaagaggcggtatcaaggatactgaaatatgctgaagacaaagagaatGGCTTATTCAAttcttccagagagagggacgagcttagccttggcttgagaAACAAGAAGCACAcatgccgcaccagggggctagggaaaaggatgacctggaagcaaggattcgaagaggacaggcacatatacaagaaacatggccgagaccgagagactagtcttgagctccaagtgaaggctctagttgcgaagacgctggaggagcaaggactatctatggagccacggatattagtgacgccgccgggagaactggcattagttggcagccctccaaaagtttctagcagccaaggttccactgcagccacaaccccagttgatcgcatacgggaaccaactagttgcaccttggtgtttctcagcggccggcagaacactgtgatggaggtggcaacgggtgtggcacatcctcccggtggcttacaccacaataataagataccgccgaactacactagggtcgaggtgcatacagtgaagcccgagttcatgcagtggaggatagactatgcaactcccgaggggctggtgttactcggagatgttatggagcagttcatcctttggcacaaacgggacattatattgactgcttcttcgccgcctccccctctcccaaatttggagcgagttattgaggtcggggagatattttcaccgtctcgtgacccccatattcctgagatgccacattcttccccgcctcctatcgagcatgtgcctgatgagatgccacaaccttctccagctcgtatcgagcaagtgcatcatgagatgccacagtcttctcaacaagcacaaccgatatatgaacaacgagtgcctgctgaagaaggtgatgcacaagaagatgaggacgtgcctgaatgggaacttcgaaagaagattccaatcaacataaggccagtttatgttccaatcaaagacgtctcgtcggtgtccaagtggtattcccatgaccagttcaagcctgagaactaaGTTAAAAAAGTctcatcatggggttctgaggaggccatcactagcaaactccaccaaattacaaagcagtatccaaatgttgatgccatcaaatggtcaaaggattacccgaaaacatatgaaagaggcaagcccttcctaccaaaccgggacatccagcgcctaccacttggaatgagaaggttccatgattggtacttgcgtgttctcccaatgagcatagatatcatacaagcatgctttcccaccggcacatttggaagcccagccaggaaaattgtctttgacttcaatgacatgcacccatgctttcacctggtagaaatggagatgaatgtaattcacacgtggtgcctgtaagtccttatcctcccgatatgatatgaatgtaatctttgaattttattgtaactaacccatgccatgatttgtagaatacaagtgcacattgtcaaacaaatgccaagtgtgaaagccgggtatgtagaccctcaagctatagcccaaacaaattttaattaccctaaacggtggacactggatgccaaagagctagcagctgcaaagactcttcgggagaaagagcgcatccgtagtgcgaagctaagggaagagtcccttaaggttgcggtatacattgccttggctttcaaaaatctccaacaccactctactatatggctaccatacaacttcgagtaagctcaactctatacttaaagctttgttcgatatattttattcgatacaaaagggcttatctaattctatgattaaatccatgcagcaaccactggatttgtatagccgtcgatgtcgggaggagcatggcatgggtctttgattcattagataaggacacggtgacatataaagacttcatatcgattctcaagacgtatacatatcgacaatcctcattagcttatatgtttgtatacatacttgtaacgttcacttttggatactaacaagttgtatttgctaaaataattcgaacatggcatttaggttctatgtcactaatcatcatggaaggcatgatccagcaaggaaggaaaagctggctataaaaacactacgtgcggtaagtgtaacttacttcttcagtactccgttacatggctgtcaaaagcattacttaacattttcatatgcaaaacacatagtgccccaagcagaagcctgggagtgtacattgtggatactatatatgttctataatgggtaacaccggtgcctacagaagacaccccttaagggtaagtttgaacctcttcacccgtagtataaaaacttcataaatggtatgaaatactaaaccgaaacttgttttcttgtagtggagagaagagaaaggaatgaaaagagacccatacaaggatgatcaactcttagagctcgtcggcgacctttgcaacttcatattgggccagattatacacgtcagaggcgcctatcatgaccgagagtctgagttaggtacaaatcctcagtaccaacaccttcgtgagactgaaaggctagctctaggacgttgataacaatgtgtatggaatttgtatatttaatgatggattgtatatattcttgtgaattggacttgtaattgtagtttatagaatacttttgtgcttgtagtcgcggtcgcggggtgttcggcaatgcgaacactagtcgcggggcgttcggcaacgcgaacgcggttcagaacgttggtcgcggggtgttcggcaacgcgaacgtggttcggaatattggtcgcggggcgttcggcaacgcgaacgcggttcggaacgttggtcgtgggacgttcggcaacgcgattttgaattgtaaatttgatttttttggcgggaaaacgtactgtaagggcgattctagattgaaccgcccctacaaatacctgtttgtaggggcggctggtactacagccgcccctacaaatcgatttgtaggggcggctggtaatacgagtcacccctacaaatcgatttgtagggacggctggaaaccccagtcacccctacaaattgatttgtaggggcggcctgggaacggcccctacaaatgcatgatttgtagagacccttgtgtaggggcggctgggcaaaccgcccctacaaagggttatcagccgcccctagaaatgctttttgtagtagtgagtaTTAGATTTTTTCCCTTTTTATGCGCACAAGGtttgatttatatttatatattaatGAAAGGTGGAAATTATATCCCACGCATTACGTTGAGGATCTGAAGAAGACGGTACAAATTGAACTTGAGTTGAAGAATGGCATCACACAACTGTTGCAAAGTCTTAGTGCATCAATGTTTTCTATCAAAAACCATGTTATATTGGAGCTATTTGGGGGCAGAAATTCATCAAATGTCAATGCTACCCATGCATTGCTAATTCTTCTCGCTTCTTTGTAGCGGCTATACCCTTTTTTCTTAAAACCAACAAGAATCTTTCGAGAACATTTttagctacaaaaaaaattgttaCACTTTTTTTTATCCACGACaggttggattttttttttgaagtttgaTCAAACTCAAGGACTTATTTCCAAGGCTCGAGCAACCCGACACATCTTTTTGATTTCCTTCTCTCCTTTACATTTGTAAATGGTTCGTCAAAACAGTTGAAGCTTTAATTTGCATGAAAAGTAAAATGttgtaaattttaatttaatttgaactagtttttagccttaactagTGACTAATCCTAGCTCATCTAAACATATACCCTTAGAACTGAATACGAAGCACCATGCCATACCAGCTTCTATGTTGCGACGAAAGTTCGTTTTAACTGGAGTATAACAGGAAGGGGCTGTCTGGTTTGAACCCTGGATTGACAACTTTCACCTGGCAGCAAATCTGACCCTAGGCAGTCAAAATGCATCGCTATTGTAGTTTTCCAGGTGACGGACCAAGTTAAAGGGAGACGATACAATTTGTCAAACAAGTGTTGCAAGTCTGCAACTATTCCTCTTAATATTTTTTTCGGGGAATCCTACAAAATACAGTAATTTCCAagctatacatacatatatacatacatacgcGTATTACTGTATTAGCGTTTACTATACTAGTTCCTTTTACAAACGGATTACTACAGCTGTACGCCCGGCGTATTTACACGTTGACGAAGGGCGCGCCGGTAAGGTACTCGGTGacggcgagcgcgacgagcccgagCATGGCGAGGCGGCCGTTCCAGAGCTCGGCGTCGGCGGTCATGACCCCGCCGCTCCTGCTCTCGGCGCTCTCCCCCTGGAGCATCGGCGCCAGCGACGCGGCGGACAGGACGACGGCGGTGTACGCGAACCACGCGAGCCCCGCGCCGTTGCCGGCCTGCGCGAGGAGGCCGTCGCCGCGGGTTGCCTCGACGGCGAGCGCCGACACGAAGCCCACCATGGCCAGCCGCCCGTTGATCCGCTCCGGCGCCGGCCCGCTGAACGCCAGCGCGTCCCAGAGCCCCGGCGTCTTCTTCGAAGCAGCAGCCGCGGGCTTGGGCGTGTCGGCGGCAGCGTCCTCGGTCTGCTGGGCGGCCCTGACGAGCAGCGCGCGGCGGCCCAGCGAGACGGCACGCCCGGCACCCGCCGGAAGGTGGGTGGTGGGGAAGCGGCCGGCGCTGGCGCGCGTGCCGGGGGCGAAGAAGGAGAGGGAGCTCGCGGAGGCGGTGGCTATCGCCGTGGTCGCCATCGGAAGTGCACGTACGTACGGTGAACTaggtggccggccggccggtcgtCGTTCGGAGAAGAGAAGTTCTGGCACACGGATCGATGTAGCTGGGGACTGACCGACTGAGGTTTGCTTCTGGCTTGTGCTGCTGTTGTGCTGCGCTATGGCTTGTATATATAGGCTTTATAGAGGTAGGGGAGGGCGGATAGCGCGGCCCGTGACGAGGTTGGCCGACGTGGATGCGGCGGGGGCCACGTCGGCGGGCGATTCACGGCCGTGAATTCAGATGCTGGGGGGTGTGATCGCGTCGCCGTCAACGTGGACGGCCAGGCCGCCATGCATGCCGATGCAGAGTTTCGCAGAGGAGGGGATAGACCGTCGCCGGCTAGGTGGCTCGCTCCTTCTCCAAAGAAGTGGGGGTAGGTTCCAGAGCCACACGGCTTTGGTACACTACAGACTACACACTGTTAAAGTCATTCCTGTACAAGACGACGTATATAGAGAGAGGATTCGTGGCTGATAATTTGGGTTTAACTTCATCCGAGCAATTTTCGGCTTACTGATGATGATCGGCTAGCGATGACGAGCTATCTTTCTTTCAATCTAGAGATGACGACATCTTTGTGTGGCAACATCTTTGTACACGTACTGACGAAGAGTTCCCGTTTCGTGCTTCTCACCGGAACATACGAGAGATAACTCTGTTACGTGTTCCCGTACTTTGGCCTCGTACCATGATGATAATTAGTCACGATTCTATAAACATTAACAAAAAAATAACGGAAATTTccctcaaaaaaataaaataacgaAAATGCTATGTCCCAGACGACCAACGAATTGCACAATCGCCGAACGCCTTTTTACCCCGCCCGGCTGCCtgcatgtttattttaaattaaaaaaatttaTCCATTTGCTTCCTCCTCCACATCCTTATCCCTTCTGGCTAGCGGCGCCGCCCTCACCCACCCCGACGTCCTCATCTCCCACCCCGGAGGCTCCTTCCCCTACCCCGGTGGCACCCCTCCCCCCACTCCGCCATCCTCACCCACTGGGAGCCCCCAATGCTTGCATATCCGGTGGCCCTCTCCCCACCCTGGCGAGATCAATGGAGCACAAGCAAGATCCATGGAGGTGGTGCGGCGGTGTTGCAGGGGAGTCGTTGGCTCTCCCCTACCCCGGTGCGACGCCCTCCCCACCCCTGGCGGCGCCCCCTCTCACCTCAGCGACCGAGCTGCCCCTACCCCGGCAGCCATGGCGCTCCCTGCCCCCCATCCCCTACTGTCGCTGCCAAGCTAAGCCCGGTGCTGGCGACGCTAGTGCTCGCACGTGCCACTAGTGCTGGTGCTGGTGGCGCTCACGTGCAGCCGCTCATCACTGGCTCCCACTCCGTCGTCCAGAATTGACCGGCCCAGGCCTCAGTCTCCTCTATGTTGCAAAGGTATGTTTcacgtgtttcagaggtatgttgcaatggTTTTATCGATGCTGCAAAAATAGATGGGGGATGTTGCACATcttacatatgttgtaagtgtttcagaggcatgttgcaagcgtttatttgaaatgtttcatctatttccatacgcatgttgtaagtgttttatctggatattgcatatgtttcagtgGATATACAGATATGTTATAAAcgtctattcaaaatgtttcatctgtttcagacgtatgttgcaagtgtttatctCGGATATTACATATGTTGCAGTGGTTATATGCATAGTAGAGAAACAGGTTGTACTCttggttctcaacccccttcagccccggttttggaaccgggagcacgatttcgggactaaagggcccctcctttagtcccggtttcgcgtccgggactaaagaggcctcccggcctggccacgtgggccggccctttagtcccggttggtattaccaaccgggactaaatgttttctttttttttcattttttttgtttctattttccattaatgattcgttttggttttcgaatacgcattctacgctgctaataatatacgtattctacacgtttataatgttcgaacattttgtacaaactaaagtttgaaactaacatatatattacatgcatatacatatatcgttattttatgtacatataatatgtatatatatatatattataaataaagattgcattgtatattctatcatatccttgggataacaaattcactccatctggtttggcttccatgtttcgttcacgtcattgtagaactcgccggcggcatttaagacctggtcattaagaaatcttgctatggtctcttgaattcctttcagttggtcacgtcgtatgactttttccttcaaccatagagtctt
Above is a genomic segment from Miscanthus floridulus cultivar M001 chromosome 3, ASM1932011v1, whole genome shotgun sequence containing:
- the LOC136545310 gene encoding low molecular mass early light-inducible protein HV90, chloroplastic-like, with the translated sequence MATTAIATASASSLSFFAPGTRASAGRFPTTHLPAGAGRAVSLGRRALLVRAAQQTEDAAADTPKPAAAASKKTPGLWDALAFSGPAPERINGRLAMVGFVSALAVEATRGDGLLAQAGNGAGLAWFAYTAVVLSAASLAPMLQGESAESRSGGVMTADAELWNGRLAMLGLVALAVTEYLTGAPFVNV